One genomic window of Futiania mangrovi includes the following:
- a CDS encoding sensor histidine kinase produces MSLKPAQDAIRAFEADPRPAWLWDPVRARILWANRPALDFWREESAADLGVRDFGSEDPAARLIAASRAALSEGKIVARRATILRDGEAIPAALQLAGVTLSSGREVVFVLAEPDTSRAPEVLRLEALVRLSPVPMTVYSAEGRARFQTEEADRLFGPASRGHLTRRIMNPERTRTLLASALSNGSAARVCVVMTEVGPARMRVAMRRFTDPKTGETSIIAVFEEAGAAPAAYAVGTDTLRTAETGAPAPVMTARTAGDAPDDAGPDAAEAEADGAGTEVLSRSTAAQAARSATRAEAPASPFGALTPGSGLPPLGSLLGEAAAPQEEAAAARPAPAAETGEAATQQAIMSALDAAGTGILTLDAAGDVVAISHGAAHLFRIDAEDAIGRRFASFLNEPSARRLDSFLRFGPVMAPTNFESGGEVQGVRLDGTTLPLSLVLRRIEGKGAERLVAVVRDMSEQKRLVDQLDQARVMGGGFQGNFLANVSHEIRTPLNAMIGFTDLMLKETFGPVGNAKYVEYLNDVHDSGLHVLSLVNDLLDLSKAQAGRLDLHLEPLDVGEVVKASERFVSPQAMAGKVALETRVVDGLPLIRADERSLRQIIINLASNAVKFTREGGRVSMWVRRAEGGGVEIVVRDTGIGMTPEELREALEPYGQVKSDVRRDQAGTGLGLPLARALAEAMKARFQIESEKGKGTAVHIIFGPECVAGV; encoded by the coding sequence CACGCATCCTTTGGGCGAACAGGCCTGCGCTCGACTTCTGGCGCGAGGAGTCGGCCGCCGACCTGGGGGTACGGGACTTCGGCAGCGAAGATCCGGCAGCCCGTCTCATCGCGGCGTCCCGCGCCGCCTTGTCCGAAGGCAAGATCGTTGCCCGCCGGGCGACGATCCTGCGCGACGGCGAGGCCATTCCCGCCGCCCTGCAACTGGCGGGGGTCACGCTTTCGTCGGGCCGCGAGGTGGTCTTCGTGCTGGCCGAACCCGATACGAGCCGCGCCCCGGAAGTGCTGCGGCTCGAGGCTCTCGTGCGGCTCTCTCCGGTCCCGATGACCGTCTACTCGGCCGAGGGGCGCGCCCGCTTCCAGACCGAGGAGGCCGACCGCCTGTTCGGCCCGGCCTCCCGCGGGCATCTGACGCGGCGCATCATGAACCCGGAGCGGACGCGCACGCTGCTCGCCAGCGCACTGTCGAACGGCTCGGCGGCGCGTGTCTGCGTCGTCATGACCGAGGTGGGCCCTGCGCGGATGCGGGTCGCCATGCGCCGTTTCACGGATCCCAAGACCGGCGAGACGTCGATCATCGCGGTGTTCGAGGAGGCAGGCGCCGCCCCGGCGGCCTATGCCGTCGGCACCGATACCCTCCGCACAGCGGAGACAGGCGCACCCGCACCCGTCATGACTGCCCGGACGGCCGGCGACGCGCCGGACGACGCCGGACCGGACGCCGCCGAGGCGGAGGCGGACGGCGCCGGGACAGAGGTCCTGTCCCGCAGCACGGCAGCGCAGGCCGCCCGTTCCGCCACCCGCGCCGAGGCACCGGCCTCGCCATTCGGCGCGCTGACGCCCGGTTCCGGCCTGCCGCCGCTGGGCTCCCTCCTGGGGGAAGCCGCGGCCCCGCAGGAAGAGGCGGCCGCCGCACGTCCCGCCCCGGCGGCGGAGACCGGCGAGGCTGCGACGCAGCAGGCGATCATGTCCGCGCTCGACGCCGCCGGGACGGGCATCCTCACGCTCGATGCCGCGGGCGACGTGGTGGCGATCAGTCACGGTGCGGCGCACCTGTTCCGCATCGATGCCGAGGATGCGATCGGGCGGCGCTTTGCCAGCTTCCTGAACGAGCCCTCGGCCCGCCGTCTCGACAGCTTCCTCCGCTTCGGTCCGGTCATGGCACCGACCAATTTCGAAAGCGGCGGCGAAGTGCAGGGCGTCCGCCTCGACGGAACCACGCTGCCCCTCTCGCTCGTCCTGCGGCGGATCGAGGGCAAGGGCGCCGAGCGGCTGGTCGCCGTCGTCCGCGACATGTCGGAGCAGAAGCGGCTTGTCGACCAGCTCGACCAGGCGCGGGTGATGGGTGGCGGCTTCCAGGGTAATTTCCTCGCCAATGTCAGCCACGAGATCCGCACCCCGCTCAACGCCATGATCGGCTTCACCGACCTGATGCTGAAGGAAACCTTCGGCCCGGTGGGCAACGCGAAATACGTGGAGTATCTCAACGACGTGCACGACAGCGGCCTGCACGTCCTCAGCCTCGTCAACGACCTGCTGGACCTGTCGAAGGCGCAGGCGGGCCGCCTCGACCTGCATCTCGAACCGCTCGACGTCGGCGAGGTGGTCAAGGCCAGCGAACGCTTCGTAAGCCCGCAGGCGATGGCCGGCAAGGTCGCGCTGGAGACCCGCGTCGTCGACGGCCTGCCGCTGATCCGCGCGGACGAGCGCAGCCTGCGCCAGATCATCATCAACCTCGCCTCGAACGCGGTTAAGTTCACCCGCGAAGGCGGCCGCGTGTCCATGTGGGTGCGCCGGGCGGAAGGCGGCGGCGTCGAGATCGTGGTGCGCGACACCGGCATCGGCATGACGCCGGAGGAACTGCGCGAGGCGCTGGAGCCCTATGGACAGGTCAAGAGCGACGTGCGCCGCGACCAGGCGGGCACCGGGCTGGGCCTCCCCCTTGCCCGCGCGCTGGCGGAGGCGATGAAGGCGCGCTTCCAGATCGAGAGCGAGAAGGGCAAGGGCACCGCCGTGCATATCATCTTCGGGCCGGAGTGCGTGGCCGGCGTCTGA